The proteins below are encoded in one region of Brevundimonas fontaquae:
- a CDS encoding fumarylacetoacetate hydrolase family protein, whose amino-acid sequence MKLASLKHGRDGRLVVVSQDLNWFTDAFLIAPTLQAALDDWDRCGPRLEALAESLEHEAVPRGRFHERDAASPLPRAYQWADGSAYVNHVELVRKARGAEMPESFWTDPLMYQGGSDGFLSPRDPIPLADEAWGCDLEAEIVVVVGDVPQGATREQALDAIRLVGLVNDVSLRNLIPAELAKGFGFVQSKPASALSPVLVTPEALGDRFKDGKLHGALNVQLNGQDFGKADAGVDMTFDFGTLIAHLAKTRSLGAGTIIGSGTVSNKDADGGPGKPVSEGGLGYSCIAEVRTVETILRGAAETPFLKHGDTVRIEMLDARHHSIFGAIEQTVAPLSSAD is encoded by the coding sequence ATGAAACTCGCCTCGCTCAAGCACGGCCGCGACGGCCGCCTCGTTGTCGTCTCTCAGGACCTAAACTGGTTCACCGACGCCTTCCTGATCGCCCCGACGCTGCAGGCGGCGCTGGATGACTGGGACCGCTGCGGCCCCCGCCTCGAGGCCTTGGCCGAAAGCCTGGAGCATGAGGCCGTGCCGCGCGGCCGCTTCCACGAACGCGACGCCGCCTCGCCCCTGCCCCGCGCCTATCAGTGGGCGGACGGCTCGGCCTATGTGAACCACGTCGAACTGGTTCGTAAGGCGCGCGGCGCCGAAATGCCCGAGAGCTTCTGGACCGACCCGCTGATGTATCAGGGCGGCTCCGACGGCTTCCTGTCGCCGCGCGATCCGATCCCGCTGGCCGACGAGGCCTGGGGCTGCGACCTGGAGGCCGAGATCGTGGTCGTCGTCGGCGACGTGCCTCAGGGCGCGACGCGCGAACAGGCGCTCGACGCCATTCGCCTGGTCGGCCTGGTCAACGACGTGAGCCTGCGCAACCTGATCCCGGCCGAACTGGCCAAGGGGTTCGGCTTCGTCCAGTCCAAGCCCGCCAGCGCCCTGTCGCCCGTTCTGGTCACGCCCGAGGCGCTGGGCGATCGCTTCAAGGACGGCAAGCTGCACGGCGCGCTGAACGTTCAGCTGAATGGCCAGGACTTCGGCAAGGCCGACGCCGGCGTCGACATGACCTTCGACTTCGGAACCCTGATCGCCCATCTGGCCAAGACCCGGTCGCTGGGCGCCGGAACCATCATCGGTTCAGGCACGGTGTCGAACAAGGACGCCGACGGCGGCCCCGGCAAGCCGGTCTCGGAAGGCGGCCTGGGCTACTCCTGCATCGCCGAGGTCCGCACGGTCGAGACGATCCTGCGCGGCGCGGCCGAGACGCCCTTCCTGAAACACGGCGACACGGTGCGGATCGAAATGCTGGACGCGCGTCATCATTCGATCTTCGGCGCCATCGAACAGACGGTCGCGCCGCTATCCAGCGCGGATTGA
- a CDS encoding GNAT family N-acetyltransferase, with amino-acid sequence MTAVTLPARRQPHIVDVLIAERAPRLTASPLWPVVRPALYGVLGYGAAVRMADAIRDLSGTETFDYVSDLLRLKVTTTNLDRLPASGRCVVVCNHPTGIADGVAVFDALKQRRSDMIFFANADAIRVSPRLDETIIPVEWVHDKRTREKTRATLNAAREAFEAERCVVMFPAGRLAREKNGVLTDPEWAPTAASMARKYDAPVIPMNVTGPYSRLFHLFDKVSQELRDVTLFHELLNKEGKPFGVDVGLPIPADRLDVDAAKATEALKTFTERTLAADLDAVFP; translated from the coding sequence ATGACCGCCGTCACCCTTCCCGCCCGCCGTCAGCCCCACATCGTCGATGTGCTGATCGCCGAACGCGCGCCACGCCTGACCGCCTCGCCGCTGTGGCCGGTCGTGCGGCCGGCGCTCTACGGCGTGCTGGGCTATGGGGCGGCGGTGCGAATGGCCGACGCCATCCGCGACCTGTCGGGGACCGAGACCTTCGATTACGTCTCGGACCTGCTGAGGCTGAAGGTGACGACGACGAACCTGGACCGTCTGCCGGCGAGCGGCCGCTGCGTCGTCGTCTGCAACCACCCCACCGGCATCGCCGACGGGGTCGCCGTATTCGACGCGCTCAAACAGCGGCGCAGCGACATGATCTTCTTCGCCAACGCCGACGCCATCCGTGTCTCGCCGCGATTGGACGAGACCATCATCCCCGTCGAATGGGTCCACGACAAACGCACCCGCGAAAAGACCCGCGCCACGCTGAACGCCGCCAGGGAGGCGTTCGAGGCCGAACGCTGCGTCGTCATGTTCCCTGCCGGTCGTCTGGCGCGCGAGAAGAACGGCGTCCTGACCGATCCCGAATGGGCCCCGACCGCCGCCTCGATGGCGCGCAAATACGATGCGCCAGTGATCCCCATGAACGTCACCGGCCCCTACAGCCGGCTGTTTCACCTGTTCGACAAGGTCTCGCAGGAGCTGCGCGACGTGACCCTATTCCACGAGTTGCTTAACAAGGAAGGCAAGCCGTTCGGCGTCGATGTCGGTCTGCCCATTCCCGCGGACCGGCTGGACGTGGACGCCGCCAAGGCCACCGAGGCGCTGAAGACCTTCACCGAGCGCACCCTAGCCGCCGATCTCGATGCGGTGTTTCCATGA
- a CDS encoding CcdC protein domain-containing protein: MPPEKLIPLLMIPIMLVVVLLKNRRKRVLKPQLLWVMPAIVLPLIGLGLWGTAQTPNMAHAPFGPDAWAVLAIGGILGGVAGWYRGKTVTIEKEPDGSLMAQASPLGLILLVVLFAGRSLLRDLIESHAAAWHLNALAVTDAFLVFAMGLIVMQRVEMYIRARRIRSGGTDSHVEVAA, from the coding sequence GTGCCGCCTGAAAAACTGATCCCGCTGCTCATGATCCCGATCATGCTGGTGGTGGTGCTGCTGAAGAACCGCAGGAAGCGCGTGCTGAAGCCGCAGCTGCTGTGGGTCATGCCGGCCATTGTCCTGCCGTTGATCGGCCTGGGCCTGTGGGGCACAGCCCAGACCCCGAACATGGCCCATGCTCCGTTCGGCCCCGACGCCTGGGCGGTGCTGGCCATCGGCGGGATCTTGGGCGGCGTCGCCGGCTGGTATCGCGGCAAGACCGTCACCATCGAAAAAGAGCCGGACGGTTCCCTGATGGCCCAGGCCTCGCCGCTGGGTCTGATTCTGCTGGTCGTGCTGTTCGCCGGCCGGTCTCTGCTGCGCGACCTGATCGAAAGCCATGCCGCCGCCTGGCATCTGAACGCCCTGGCCGTCACCGACGCCTTCCTGGTCTTCGCCATGGGCCTGATCGTCATGCAGCGCGTCGAAATGTACATCCGCGCCCGCCGCATCCGGTCCGGCGGCACGGACAGCCACGTGGAAGTCGCGGCCTAA
- a CDS encoding alpha/beta hydrolase: MTRRGLFAPALGLLAAACSPLSLLNTLGPRDGGVRRVARDVPYGDDPRQQMDLYAPTAPGSYPTLVFFYGGGWDSGSRSQYGWAAQALAARGFVVALPDYRIVPQVVFPAFIEDAAAATAKAAEVVGQYGGDPARLGVLGHSAGAHLAMMIALDRRYMAAVGRPDLIKAAAGLAGPYDFLPFDVAASQNAFGRAPDPTLTQPVTFVRADAPPIWLGHGTADTVVHDEDTVILDERMRAVGGRSQAKLYPGLDHADLIATFSPLFRKKATVLADVTGFFHRQLG; this comes from the coding sequence ATGACACGCCGTGGACTGTTCGCGCCTGCCCTTGGGCTTCTCGCCGCCGCCTGCTCGCCTCTGAGCCTGCTGAACACCCTGGGACCGAGGGACGGCGGCGTGCGACGCGTCGCGCGCGACGTCCCCTATGGCGACGATCCGCGCCAGCAGATGGATCTCTACGCGCCGACGGCGCCCGGTTCCTATCCGACGCTGGTCTTCTTCTATGGCGGCGGCTGGGATTCGGGCTCGCGCAGCCAGTATGGCTGGGCGGCGCAAGCCTTGGCGGCGCGGGGGTTCGTGGTCGCCCTGCCGGACTACCGCATCGTGCCCCAGGTCGTCTTCCCGGCCTTCATCGAGGACGCGGCGGCCGCCACGGCCAAGGCGGCCGAGGTGGTCGGTCAATATGGCGGAGATCCGGCGCGGCTTGGCGTGCTGGGCCATTCGGCGGGCGCGCATCTGGCGATGATGATTGCCCTGGACCGACGCTATATGGCCGCCGTCGGCCGTCCCGACCTGATCAAGGCGGCGGCGGGACTGGCGGGCCCCTACGACTTCCTGCCGTTTGACGTCGCGGCGTCGCAGAACGCCTTCGGCCGTGCGCCGGACCCGACCCTGACCCAGCCCGTGACCTTCGTCCGCGCCGACGCCCCGCCGATCTGGCTGGGCCACGGCACGGCCGACACGGTGGTCCACGACGAGGACACGGTCATTCTGGACGAGCGGATGCGCGCAGTGGGCGGGCGCTCGCAAGCCAAGCTCTATCCCGGCCTGGACCACGCCGACCTGATCGCGACCTTCTCGCCTCTGTTCCGCAAGAAGGCGACGGTGCTGGCTGATGTGACGGGGTTCTTCCACCGGCAGCTGGGCTGA
- a CDS encoding isoaspartyl peptidase/L-asparaginase family protein — translation MMRIACSALIALFALSLSSAHAQDAAPQWSLAIHGGAGVIERASLTPEQDAAYRAALKGALDAGSAVLKSGGSALDAVQAAVQVMEDDPLFNAGRGAVFTAAGRNELDAAVMNGSDLTAGSVAGLTTTRHPVAAARAVMERSPHVMLIGPGADAFAASVGLEQVDPAFFFTERRWQGLVKALTEAGQPIPERPAGAPLPGAQAEVAPPLNEKKFGTVGAVALDSQGRLAAATSTGGMTAKRWGRVGDVPIIGAGTYASNTDGCAVSATGDGEYFIRATVARDICARIAGGAATQAAGQAEIADADRLGGKGGVIVMGLDGRPAFAMSTSGMYRGAASSTDPARVAIYADEP, via the coding sequence ATGATGCGCATCGCCTGTTCGGCACTGATTGCACTCTTTGCACTGTCTTTGTCCTCGGCGCACGCCCAGGACGCCGCACCTCAATGGTCGCTGGCGATCCACGGCGGGGCGGGCGTGATCGAGCGGGCCAGCCTGACGCCCGAGCAGGACGCGGCCTATCGCGCGGCGCTGAAAGGCGCGCTGGACGCCGGTTCGGCCGTGCTGAAAAGCGGCGGCTCGGCGCTGGATGCGGTCCAGGCCGCCGTTCAGGTCATGGAGGACGATCCCCTGTTCAACGCCGGGCGCGGGGCGGTCTTCACTGCGGCTGGCCGTAACGAGCTGGACGCCGCCGTCATGAACGGATCGGACCTGACCGCCGGGTCCGTCGCCGGCCTGACCACCACCCGTCATCCTGTCGCCGCCGCTCGCGCAGTGATGGAGCGATCGCCCCACGTCATGCTGATCGGCCCCGGCGCCGACGCCTTCGCCGCCTCGGTCGGGCTGGAGCAGGTCGATCCGGCCTTCTTCTTCACCGAGCGCCGCTGGCAGGGGCTGGTCAAGGCCCTGACCGAGGCCGGACAACCGATCCCCGAACGCCCCGCCGGCGCGCCTCTACCGGGCGCTCAGGCCGAAGTCGCCCCGCCCCTGAACGAGAAGAAGTTCGGCACGGTCGGCGCCGTGGCGCTGGACAGCCAGGGTCGTCTCGCCGCCGCCACCTCGACCGGCGGCATGACCGCCAAACGCTGGGGCCGGGTCGGGGACGTGCCGATCATCGGCGCCGGAACCTACGCCTCAAACACCGACGGCTGCGCGGTGTCCGCCACCGGCGACGGCGAATATTTCATCCGCGCCACCGTCGCCCGCGACATCTGCGCGCGGATTGCGGGAGGCGCGGCGACGCAGGCCGCCGGTCAGGCGGAGATCGCTGACGCCGATCGTCTGGGCGGCAAGGGCGGCGTCATCGTCATGGGCCTGGATGGCCGCCCTGCCTTCGCCATGTCCACCTCGGGCATGTATCGCGGCGCGGCCTCCTCGACCGACCCCGCCCGCGTCGCCATCTACGCCGACGAACCCTGA
- the amgK gene encoding N-acetylmuramate/N-acetylglucosamine kinase AmgK, with translation MSDRETLRLDFLKAAGLADAVRAPLPGDASTRRYERLTPTTGPTLMLMDQAPAAESQPCDPRWTPEQRHAAGWNAVARLSAGRIEAFAAVAAHLKALGLSAPEIPSLDATNGLAVLEDFGDDLFARVIEDGADETPLYLAAIEALAVLHEAGAPPDTLHGPGGDWPLLTYDETALQGGADLFVEWLPKLDDRVRFDAAAVADWRAAWAPIVASGAAGASVMAHRDYHAENLIWLPQRDGAARVGMIDFQDAVRAHPSWDLHSLLQDARRDVSPALEAEALDRYFALRPDVDRAAFMADYAGLAALNEARIIGIFARLIARDGKPRYRQFLPRMWRHLNANLEQPALAPVARWFDRHVPAEVRA, from the coding sequence ATGTCTGACCGCGAAACCCTCCGTCTCGACTTCCTGAAGGCCGCCGGCCTGGCCGACGCCGTGCGCGCCCCCCTGCCCGGCGACGCCTCGACGCGGCGGTATGAGCGGCTGACGCCGACGACCGGTCCGACCCTGATGCTGATGGATCAGGCGCCCGCCGCCGAAAGCCAGCCGTGCGATCCGCGCTGGACGCCCGAGCAGCGTCACGCCGCCGGCTGGAACGCCGTGGCCCGCCTGTCCGCCGGCCGGATCGAGGCCTTCGCCGCCGTCGCCGCCCATCTGAAGGCTCTGGGCCTGTCCGCCCCCGAGATCCCGTCGCTGGACGCCACCAACGGCCTGGCCGTGCTTGAGGATTTCGGCGACGACCTGTTCGCCCGCGTGATCGAAGACGGTGCCGACGAAACGCCGCTTTATCTGGCCGCCATCGAGGCCCTGGCCGTTCTGCACGAGGCCGGCGCTCCGCCCGACACCCTGCACGGGCCCGGCGGCGACTGGCCGCTGCTGACCTATGACGAGACGGCGCTGCAGGGCGGGGCGGATCTGTTCGTCGAATGGTTGCCGAAGCTCGACGATCGGGTCCGCTTCGACGCCGCCGCCGTCGCCGACTGGCGCGCGGCCTGGGCGCCGATCGTCGCCTCCGGCGCGGCCGGGGCGTCGGTCATGGCCCACCGCGATTATCATGCGGAAAACCTGATCTGGCTGCCCCAGCGCGACGGCGCCGCCCGCGTCGGCATGATCGATTTCCAGGACGCGGTGCGCGCCCACCCGTCGTGGGACCTGCACTCCCTGCTGCAGGACGCCCGCCGCGACGTCTCCCCGGCGCTGGAGGCCGAGGCGCTGGACCGCTATTTCGCCCTGCGTCCGGACGTGGACCGCGCCGCCTTCATGGCCGACTACGCCGGCCTCGCCGCCCTGAACGAGGCGCGCATCATCGGCATCTTCGCCCGCCTGATCGCGCGCGACGGCAAACCGCGATACCGCCAGTTCCTGCCGCGCATGTGGCGGCATCTGAACGCCAATCTGGAACAGCCGGCCCTGGCGCCCGTCGCCCGCTGGTTCGACCGCCACGTTCCTGCCGAGGTGCGCGCATGA
- a CDS encoding AsmA family protein: MRDNDPVYAAARRPGTAEKWAAGVVLVVVAAVVLFLALFDWNMLRGPIGRWASVKYDRQIALTGDLDVNLFSWTPSAVVRGLKIGGPDWASDRDTAAVDEIRASVRLRKLLAGQVEMPLLSFTRPRVVLISTKDGRKSWVLNPDKPDTGEGLKLPVIQQLVIKDGQLSFDEQRRGLTLEAAVNAREAAGGAAGFLLEGRGAVNGSPLTLKVEGGPFVNIRRNRPYRFEAAVNGAGSSLIAKGEITRPFDLGRFDATLTMQGRDLSDLYLLTGVTLPNTPPYRLSGALNRNERVWTFKDFDGRVGASDLSGQVRVDAAQRLRVDADLTSRRLDIDDLAAVLGARTRTNAAGTDTEAPVVVGGKLLPDAKLQTERLQTMDGTLSYRAGSVKANAFDVRQVNLGADLKDGILKLDPISFDFNRGALNGTARINATKATPYSSVDLRLAGYPLESIIPARNGSVPLSGRALGRAKLEGPGASIHDFAAASKGSLSLVVPNGKMRAAFAELLGINASAGLLKLLSGDQSESQIRCAVADFNVSGGTATARTFVIDTDVVLAQGKGSINLGAETLNLRIDGESKKPRLLRLWAPITVSGPLTAPKVGVDVGSVVSQGGLAGLLGAVVAPVTALFAFVDPGLAEDADCGRLIANAR, from the coding sequence GTGCGCGACAACGATCCCGTCTATGCGGCGGCTCGACGACCGGGCACGGCGGAAAAATGGGCGGCGGGCGTGGTGCTGGTCGTCGTGGCAGCCGTCGTTCTTTTCCTGGCCCTGTTCGACTGGAACATGCTGCGCGGGCCCATCGGCCGCTGGGCCTCGGTCAAATACGATCGCCAAATCGCCCTGACCGGGGATCTGGACGTCAATCTGTTCAGCTGGACCCCGTCCGCCGTGGTGCGCGGGCTGAAGATCGGCGGGCCAGACTGGGCGTCGGATCGGGACACGGCCGCCGTCGATGAAATTCGCGCTTCGGTGCGACTGAGAAAACTGCTCGCCGGTCAGGTGGAGATGCCCCTGCTCAGCTTCACCCGACCCCGCGTCGTCCTGATCTCGACCAAGGACGGTCGCAAGAGCTGGGTGCTGAATCCCGACAAGCCGGATACTGGCGAGGGGCTGAAGTTGCCGGTGATCCAGCAACTGGTCATCAAGGACGGCCAGCTGTCCTTCGATGAACAGCGGCGCGGTTTGACCTTGGAGGCGGCGGTCAATGCGCGCGAGGCCGCAGGGGGCGCAGCGGGTTTCCTGCTGGAAGGCCGCGGCGCCGTGAACGGATCGCCGCTGACGCTGAAGGTCGAGGGCGGCCCCTTCGTCAACATTCGTCGCAACCGACCCTATCGCTTCGAGGCCGCCGTCAATGGGGCAGGGTCATCGCTGATCGCCAAGGGCGAAATCACGCGGCCGTTCGATCTGGGGCGGTTCGATGCGACCCTGACCATGCAGGGGCGCGATCTGTCGGATCTGTATCTGTTGACGGGCGTAACCCTGCCCAATACGCCGCCTTATCGGCTGTCGGGGGCGCTGAACCGCAATGAGCGGGTCTGGACCTTCAAGGATTTCGATGGACGCGTCGGCGCCTCCGATCTGTCGGGCCAGGTGCGGGTCGACGCCGCCCAGCGGCTGCGCGTCGATGCCGACCTGACCTCGCGTCGTCTGGACATCGACGACCTGGCCGCCGTTTTGGGCGCGCGAACCCGGACCAATGCGGCGGGCACCGACACCGAGGCGCCGGTGGTGGTCGGCGGCAAGCTGCTGCCGGACGCCAAGCTGCAGACCGAACGGCTGCAGACCATGGATGGGACCCTGTCCTACCGCGCTGGGTCGGTGAAGGCGAACGCCTTCGACGTGCGTCAGGTGAACCTGGGCGCCGACCTGAAGGACGGCATTCTGAAGCTGGATCCGATCAGCTTCGACTTCAACAGGGGCGCGCTGAACGGGACGGCGCGGATCAATGCGACGAAGGCGACGCCCTACAGCAGCGTCGATCTGCGGCTGGCGGGCTATCCGCTGGAATCCATCATTCCTGCGCGCAATGGATCGGTCCCGCTCAGCGGTCGGGCGCTCGGCCGGGCCAAGCTGGAGGGGCCGGGGGCCTCGATCCACGACTTCGCCGCCGCGTCGAAAGGCTCCCTTAGCCTGGTGGTGCCGAACGGCAAGATGCGGGCGGCCTTCGCCGAACTGCTGGGCATCAACGCCAGCGCGGGCCTGTTGAAGCTGCTGAGCGGAGACCAGTCCGAAAGCCAGATCCGCTGCGCCGTCGCCGATTTCAACGTCAGTGGCGGCACGGCGACCGCCCGCACCTTCGTCATCGACACCGATGTGGTGCTGGCCCAAGGCAAGGGCAGCATCAACCTGGGCGCCGAGACGCTGAACCTGAGGATCGACGGCGAATCCAAGAAGCCGCGTCTGCTGCGTCTGTGGGCGCCGATCACCGTCTCCGGCCCGCTGACCGCGCCCAAGGTCGGGGTCGATGTCGGTTCGGTCGTGTCGCAAGGCGGTCTGGCGGGCCTGTTGGGCGCGGTGGTGGCGCCGGTGACGGCCCTGTTCGCCTTCGTTGATCCGGGCCTGGCCGAGGACGCCGACTGCGGCCGGCTGATCGCCAACGCCCGCTGA
- a CDS encoding alpha/beta hydrolase family protein codes for MRHRSLLSAACAAVALMSAAPALAQVPPAPVPAAPATPDAFTYKDMISANRLGDPQVSPDGRYVVYSVTTTDVEANRRTGSLWMLDLNAPDTAPRRLAISDQGANTARWGGDGNLYFLSSKSGASQVWRVASPTSAPVQVTNLPTDVNAYRISPSGDKVAVSLAVYPDAADLNASVQQGKAIAEQKTTGQVYDRMFVRHWDAWNDHTQNHLFVQSIGRDGKATGTPTWITKGFDGDTPSKPFGDESEFVFTPAGDAVVFSARLAGQTEPWSTNFDLWKTNGLSGDGTFTNLTDGNDAWDTGPVFSPDGRTLAYRAMARAGFEADRYQIVLLDVETGQKREIASNWDRSADTLQWSRDGQTLYTTAGDVGSTKLFSVDTRNGVVTPITGAGHVSAFQQTPSGFVFAQDSLREPGDLYFKTYLGREMPRRLTQSNPAFAAKQFGEYEQFSFPGWNNETVHGYVIKPAGYVEGRKYPVAFLIHGGPQGSFGDGWSYRWNPETYAGAGYAVVMIDFHGSTGYGQAFTDAISQHWGDRPLEDLQKGWAAAQAKYSFLDGDNACALGASYGGYMINWIAGNWSNEFKCLVNHDGVFDTFGMGYSTEELWFTEWEYGGTPWDKPEGYQKFNPANHVDNWKTPMLVVQGDRDFRIPTAQGLSTFTALQRRGIDSRLIVFPNENHWVLKPANSLQWHNEVFGWLNKYLTPTQ; via the coding sequence ATGCGTCACCGTTCCCTTCTGTCCGCCGCCTGCGCGGCTGTTGCGCTGATGAGCGCCGCGCCTGCCCTGGCCCAGGTGCCGCCCGCGCCGGTTCCGGCCGCGCCCGCGACGCCGGACGCCTTCACCTACAAGGATATGATCTCGGCCAACCGGCTGGGCGATCCGCAGGTGTCGCCGGACGGCCGCTACGTCGTCTATTCGGTCACGACCACGGACGTGGAGGCCAACCGCCGCACGGGCAGTCTGTGGATGCTGGACCTGAACGCACCGGACACGGCGCCGCGCCGCCTGGCCATCTCTGATCAGGGCGCCAACACCGCGCGCTGGGGCGGGGACGGCAATCTGTATTTCCTGTCGAGCAAGTCGGGCGCGAGCCAGGTCTGGCGCGTGGCCTCGCCCACGTCGGCGCCGGTTCAGGTGACGAACCTGCCGACCGACGTAAACGCCTATCGGATCAGCCCGTCGGGCGACAAGGTGGCGGTGTCGCTGGCCGTCTATCCCGATGCGGCCGATCTGAACGCCTCGGTCCAACAGGGCAAGGCCATCGCCGAGCAGAAAACGACGGGCCAGGTCTATGACCGCATGTTCGTGCGTCACTGGGATGCCTGGAACGACCACACCCAGAACCACCTGTTCGTCCAGTCGATCGGCCGCGACGGCAAGGCCACGGGCACGCCGACCTGGATCACCAAGGGGTTTGACGGCGACACGCCCTCCAAGCCCTTCGGCGACGAGAGCGAGTTCGTCTTCACGCCGGCGGGCGACGCCGTGGTCTTCTCCGCGCGTCTCGCCGGTCAGACCGAGCCGTGGAGCACCAACTTCGACCTGTGGAAGACCAACGGCCTGTCGGGCGACGGCACCTTCACCAATCTGACCGACGGCAACGACGCTTGGGACACCGGCCCGGTCTTCTCGCCGGACGGACGGACCCTGGCCTATCGCGCCATGGCGCGGGCGGGCTTTGAGGCCGACCGCTACCAGATCGTGCTGCTGGACGTCGAAACGGGCCAGAAGCGCGAGATCGCCTCGAACTGGGATCGCTCGGCCGACACGCTGCAATGGTCGCGCGACGGCCAGACGCTGTACACGACGGCGGGCGATGTCGGTTCGACCAAGCTGTTTTCGGTGGATACGCGCAACGGCGTGGTCACGCCGATCACGGGCGCGGGCCACGTCTCGGCCTTCCAGCAGACGCCGTCGGGCTTCGTCTTCGCCCAGGACAGCCTGCGCGAGCCGGGCGACCTGTATTTCAAGACCTATCTGGGGCGCGAAATGCCGCGCCGCCTGACGCAGTCCAACCCCGCCTTCGCCGCCAAGCAATTCGGCGAGTATGAGCAGTTCAGCTTCCCCGGTTGGAACAACGAGACGGTCCACGGCTATGTCATCAAGCCGGCCGGCTATGTCGAGGGTCGCAAATATCCGGTCGCCTTCCTGATCCACGGCGGGCCGCAGGGCTCGTTCGGCGACGGCTGGTCCTATCGCTGGAACCCCGAGACCTATGCGGGCGCCGGCTATGCGGTGGTGATGATCGATTTCCACGGCTCGACCGGCTACGGCCAGGCCTTCACCGATGCGATCAGTCAGCACTGGGGCGACCGCCCGCTGGAAGACCTGCAGAAGGGCTGGGCGGCAGCTCAAGCGAAATACAGCTTCCTGGACGGCGACAACGCCTGTGCGCTGGGCGCCTCCTACGGCGGCTATATGATCAACTGGATCGCCGGCAACTGGTCCAATGAATTCAAATGCCTGGTCAACCACGACGGCGTCTTCGACACCTTCGGCATGGGCTATTCGACCGAGGAGCTGTGGTTCACCGAGTGGGAATACGGCGGCACGCCGTGGGACAAGCCGGAGGGCTATCAGAAGTTCAACCCGGCCAACCATGTCGATAACTGGAAGACGCCGATGCTGGTGGTTCAGGGCGACCGCGACTTCCGCATCCCGACCGCCCAGGGCCTGTCGACCTTCACCGCCCTGCAACGGCGCGGCATCGACAGCCGTCTGATCGTCTTCCCCAACGAAAACCACTGGGTGCTGAAGCCGGCCAACAGCCTGCAATGGCACAATGAGGTGTTCGGCTGGCTGAACAAATATCTGACGCCGACGCAGTAA
- the tsaE gene encoding tRNA (adenosine(37)-N6)-threonylcarbamoyltransferase complex ATPase subunit type 1 TsaE produces the protein MKIALPDAEATTALGQAIAPLLAAGDSLLLYGPLGMGKSTLARGLIRALTTPDEDVPSPTFTLVQFYESNPPVAHFDLYRLTRPEEAFEIGLDEALDEGCAVIEWPERLGDDPGRFLGPDQLIIEISEQGDGRLATVSGVGRWETGLKDLHV, from the coding sequence ATGAAGATCGCCCTGCCCGACGCCGAGGCCACCACCGCCCTGGGCCAGGCCATCGCCCCCCTGCTGGCGGCAGGCGACAGTCTGCTGCTCTACGGCCCGCTGGGCATGGGCAAGTCGACCCTGGCGCGCGGCCTGATCCGCGCCCTGACCACGCCGGACGAGGACGTGCCCAGCCCGACCTTCACCCTGGTCCAGTTCTACGAGTCCAACCCGCCTGTCGCCCATTTCGACCTCTATCGCCTGACCCGACCGGAAGAGGCGTTCGAGATCGGCCTGGACGAGGCGCTGGACGAGGGGTGCGCCGTGATCGAATGGCCCGAGCGGCTCGGCGACGATCCCGGCCGGTTCCTGGGGCCGGATCAGCTGATCATCGAAATCTCCGAACAGGGCGACGGCCGACTTGCGACCGTTTCCGGCGTAGGCCGATGGGAAACGGGGCTGAAGGATCTGCATGTCTGA